One Brassica napus cultivar Da-Ae chromosome A1, Da-Ae, whole genome shotgun sequence genomic region harbors:
- the LOC106419918 gene encoding uncharacterized protein LOC106419918 isoform X1 has protein sequence MNNGEESSSRVEESGGGMDASPCSSLHYSSCGESEFDRYCSANSALGTPSVCGSSGPFHDSLDSDFHNFTLGPTLKLSDGGFAPHNTNIIQERDSMDQFNDDDDDDDDDSLPDHSRQNLCFLQHKEESIDNPFLINSSTAFGTNDWDESELEATQLNDSPFDERCAETEGMSTNLPGKGIEHTNLTVLNQREQGGVARDSITVRGSSDLSVDIKTLVVPPQSLVKEESIQDLSNNRTEDRPVAMNYLQSCDSDDVLDITPVQLGNEDFSCGIGHLDDNVSFGLLHESFGNANQSVPFGECTSEPLLASSNSDKPSSTVSHPVINALQVTNAQPKKENTELNDFYDDFVHDMEDILLDSGESSGARYSKSDKMFQLQLSLPNRDGGQTATTSGLEDSSPIVSQRFRIDRVEVVGVKQKKGDVSLSERLVGVKEYTVYVIRVWSGKDKWEIERRYRDFYSLYRRLTSLFADQGWTLPTPWASVERESRKIFGTSPNAVAERTVLIQDCLNSLLQSRFFPTLPNALLRFLSPQDASSAGSDSIMSPTGSASDTFAATSSSYGNTISLIVDIRPHKSVKQLLEAQHYICAGCHRYFDDGATLVRDFVKALGWGKPRLCEYTGQLFCSSCHTNDMAVLPARVLHHWDFNPYPVSQLAKSYLDSIHEQPMLCVSAVNPFLSSKVPALNHIMSIRKRITIMLPYVHCPFRKTLNKGLSTRRHLLESTDFFALRDLIDLSKGPFAALPAIVETVRKKILEHITEQCLVCCDVGVPCNARQACDDTSSLIFPFQQEDEVNKCRTCGLVYHKRCFSRLSNCHCGTQLNPNKSSAELQVSEKKSDSTSVLPLRFLSGLFGKTKKDTETTILMGSLPTNDL, from the exons ATGAACAACGGAGAGGAATCCTCCTCGAGAGTGGAAGAAAGCGGCGGCGGCATGGATGCCTCTCCGTGTTCATCGTTACATTACTCCTCCTGTGGCGAATCTGAGTTCGATCGGTATTGCAGTGCGAACTCGGCTTTGGGAACGCCTAGTGTCTGCGGCTCCTCTGGCCCCTTTCACGATTCCTTGGATTCTGATTTTCACAATTTTACCTTGGGACCAACTCTAAAGCTCTCTGATGGAGGATTTGCCCCCCACAACACCAACATTATCCAAGAAAGAGACTCCATGGATCAgtttaatgatgatgatgatgatgatgatgatgattcactTCCAGATCATTCTCgtcaaaatttatgttttctaCAGCATAAAGAGGAGTCTATTGATAACCCTTTTCTCATCAATTCTTCCACTGCCTTTGGTACTAATGATTGGGATGAGTCTGAGCTTGAAGCCACACAACTTAATGACTCTCCATTTGATGAAAGGTGTGCTGAAACTGAAGGGATGTCCACTAATCTTCCAGGAAAAGGGATAGAACATACAAACCTAACCGTCCTGAACCAAAGGGAGCAAGGTGGTGTAGCAAGAGACAGCATAACTGTCAGAGGTTCTTCAGACCTGAGCGTTGATATAAAAACCTTGGTGGTTCCTCCTCAATCGCTGGTCAAAGAAGAATCTATTCAAGACCTTAGCAACAATCGAACTGAAGATAGACCTGTAGCCATGAACTACCTTCAATCTTGTGATTCTGATGATGTCCTGGATATCACACCAGTTCAGTTAGGAAACGAAGATTTTTCGTGTGGGATTGGCCATCTTGATGACAATGTTTCTTTTGGACTACTTCACGAATCATTTGGGAATGCAAACCAGTCAGTTCCATTTGGAGAGTGCACCTCAGAACCTTTGTTGGCATCTTCGAACTCTGATAAGCCATCATCTACAGTTTCTCATCCTGTAATAAATGCCTTACAGGTCACCAATGCACAACCTAAG AAGGAGAACACAGAACTTAACGACTTCTATGATGATTTTGTTCATGATATGGAAGATATACTGCTCGACTCCGGGGAATCATCTGGGGCAAGGTATTCTAAGAGTGACAAGATGTTCCAGCTACAGCTCTCGCTTCCTAACAGGGATGGGGGACAAACTGCTACAACCTCTGGTCTAGAGGATTCATCTCCAATAGTCTCCCAGAGATTTAGGATTGATAGGGTAGAAGTTGTCGGGGTGAAGCAAAAGAAAGGTGATGTCTCGCTGAGTGAGAGGTTGGTTGGGGTGAAGGAATACACAGTGTATGTCATAAGGGTTTGGAGtgggaaggacaagtgggaaaTTGAAAGAAGATACCGTGATTTTTATAGTCTCTACCGTCGGTTGACATCTTTATTTGCTGATCAAGGCTGGACGCTTCCTACACCTTGGGCCTCTGTGGAAAGAGAATCCaggaaaatatttggaacatCGCCCAACGCAGTTGCTGAAAGGACAGTCCTTATTCAAGATTGTTTAAATTCACTTCTTCAGTCCCGTTTCTTTCCCACACTTCCAAATGCTTTACTTCGGTTTTTGTCCCCTCAAGATGCAAGTTCTGCTGGGTCGGATTCTATAATGTCTCCAACAGGCTCTGCTAGCGACACTTTTGCTGCGACCAGTTCTTCCTATGGAAACACCATCTCGCTCATTGTTGATATTCGACCTCACAAATCAGTGAAGCAGTTGCTAGAAGCTCAGCATTACATTTGCGCTGGATGCCACAGATACTTCGATGATGGAGCCACTCTTGTGCGGGACTTTGTTAAAGCTCTTGGATGGGGCAAGCCTCGGCTTTGCGAGTATACTGGTCAATTGTTTTGTTCTTCCTGCCATACAAATGACATGGCTGTCCTGCCAGCGAGAGTGTTACATCATTGGGATTTTAATCCTTATCCAGTTTCTCAACTGGCAAAATCATATCTGGACTCCATACACGAGCAG CCTATGCTATGTGTAAGTGCGGTCAATCCTTTTCTGTCCTCCAAGGTCCCTGCACTGAACCATATTATGAGCATCCGGAAAAGAATTACCATTATGCTTCCATATGTACACTGCCCATTCCGCAAGACACTCAACAAAGGACTCAGCACTCGGAGACACCTTCTTGAGAGCACTGATTTTTTTGCTTTAAGAGATCTAATTGATCTTTCTAAAGGGCCATTTGCAG CACTTCCTGCAATCGTGGAGACCGTTAGGAAGAAAATTCTGGAGCATATAACAGAACAGTGCCTTGTTTGTTGCGATGTGGGGGTTCCCTGTAACGCCAGACAAGCTTGTGACGACACATCCTCTTTAATATTTCCATTCCAG CAGGAAGATGAGGTTAACAAATGCCGGACGTGCGGTTTGGTTTACCACAAGAGATGTTTCTCGAGACTGTCAAACTGCCATTGCGGAACACAACTAAACCCAAACAAGAGCTCTGCAGAGCTGCAAGTTTCGGAGAAGAAATCAGATTCCACGTCTGTCTTGCCTCTGAGATTCCTCTCGGGTTTATTTGGAAAGACAAAAAAAGACACAGAAACCACTATTCTAATGGGTTCGCTTCCAACCAATGATCTATAA
- the LOC106419918 gene encoding uncharacterized protein LOC106419918 isoform X2 has translation MNNGEESSSRVEESGGGMDASPCSSLHYSSCGESEFDRYCSANSALGTPSVCGSSGPFHDSLDSDFHNFTLGPTLKLSDGGFAPHNTNIIQERDSMDQFNDDDDDDDDDSLPDHSRQNLCFLQHKEESIDNPFLINSSTAFGTNDWDESELEATQLNDSPFDERCAETEGMSTNLPGKGIEHTNLTVLNQREQGGVARDSITVRGSSDLSVDIKTLVVPPQSLVKEESIQDLSNNRTEDRPVAMNYLQSCDSDDVLDITPVQLGNEDFSCGIGHLDDNVSFGLLHESFGNANQSVPFGECTSEPLLASSNSDKPSSTVSHPVINALQVTNAQPKKENTELNDFYDDFVHDMEDILLDSGESSGARYSKSDKMFQLQLSLPNRDGGQTATTSGLEDSSPIVSQRFRIDRVEVVGVKQKKGDVSLSERLVGVKEYTVYVIRVWSGKDKWEIERRYRDFYSLYRRLTSLFADQGWTLPTPWASVERESRKIFGTSPNAVAERTVLIQDCLNSLLQSRFFPTLPNALLRFLSPQDASSAGSDSIMSPTGSASDTFAATSSSYGNTISLIVDIRPHKSVKQLLEAQHYICAGCHRYFDDGATLVRDFVKALGWGKPRLCEYTGQLFCSSCHTNDMAVLPARVLHHWDFNPYPVSQLAKSYLDSIHEQPMLCVSAVNPFLSSKVPALNHIMSIRKRITIMLPYVHCPFRKTLNKGLSTRRHLLESTDFFALRDLIDLSKGPFAALPAIVETVRKKILEHITEQCLVCCDVGVPCNARQACDDTSSLIFPFQEDEVNKCRTCGLVYHKRCFSRLSNCHCGTQLNPNKSSAELQVSEKKSDSTSVLPLRFLSGLFGKTKKDTETTILMGSLPTNDL, from the exons ATGAACAACGGAGAGGAATCCTCCTCGAGAGTGGAAGAAAGCGGCGGCGGCATGGATGCCTCTCCGTGTTCATCGTTACATTACTCCTCCTGTGGCGAATCTGAGTTCGATCGGTATTGCAGTGCGAACTCGGCTTTGGGAACGCCTAGTGTCTGCGGCTCCTCTGGCCCCTTTCACGATTCCTTGGATTCTGATTTTCACAATTTTACCTTGGGACCAACTCTAAAGCTCTCTGATGGAGGATTTGCCCCCCACAACACCAACATTATCCAAGAAAGAGACTCCATGGATCAgtttaatgatgatgatgatgatgatgatgatgattcactTCCAGATCATTCTCgtcaaaatttatgttttctaCAGCATAAAGAGGAGTCTATTGATAACCCTTTTCTCATCAATTCTTCCACTGCCTTTGGTACTAATGATTGGGATGAGTCTGAGCTTGAAGCCACACAACTTAATGACTCTCCATTTGATGAAAGGTGTGCTGAAACTGAAGGGATGTCCACTAATCTTCCAGGAAAAGGGATAGAACATACAAACCTAACCGTCCTGAACCAAAGGGAGCAAGGTGGTGTAGCAAGAGACAGCATAACTGTCAGAGGTTCTTCAGACCTGAGCGTTGATATAAAAACCTTGGTGGTTCCTCCTCAATCGCTGGTCAAAGAAGAATCTATTCAAGACCTTAGCAACAATCGAACTGAAGATAGACCTGTAGCCATGAACTACCTTCAATCTTGTGATTCTGATGATGTCCTGGATATCACACCAGTTCAGTTAGGAAACGAAGATTTTTCGTGTGGGATTGGCCATCTTGATGACAATGTTTCTTTTGGACTACTTCACGAATCATTTGGGAATGCAAACCAGTCAGTTCCATTTGGAGAGTGCACCTCAGAACCTTTGTTGGCATCTTCGAACTCTGATAAGCCATCATCTACAGTTTCTCATCCTGTAATAAATGCCTTACAGGTCACCAATGCACAACCTAAG AAGGAGAACACAGAACTTAACGACTTCTATGATGATTTTGTTCATGATATGGAAGATATACTGCTCGACTCCGGGGAATCATCTGGGGCAAGGTATTCTAAGAGTGACAAGATGTTCCAGCTACAGCTCTCGCTTCCTAACAGGGATGGGGGACAAACTGCTACAACCTCTGGTCTAGAGGATTCATCTCCAATAGTCTCCCAGAGATTTAGGATTGATAGGGTAGAAGTTGTCGGGGTGAAGCAAAAGAAAGGTGATGTCTCGCTGAGTGAGAGGTTGGTTGGGGTGAAGGAATACACAGTGTATGTCATAAGGGTTTGGAGtgggaaggacaagtgggaaaTTGAAAGAAGATACCGTGATTTTTATAGTCTCTACCGTCGGTTGACATCTTTATTTGCTGATCAAGGCTGGACGCTTCCTACACCTTGGGCCTCTGTGGAAAGAGAATCCaggaaaatatttggaacatCGCCCAACGCAGTTGCTGAAAGGACAGTCCTTATTCAAGATTGTTTAAATTCACTTCTTCAGTCCCGTTTCTTTCCCACACTTCCAAATGCTTTACTTCGGTTTTTGTCCCCTCAAGATGCAAGTTCTGCTGGGTCGGATTCTATAATGTCTCCAACAGGCTCTGCTAGCGACACTTTTGCTGCGACCAGTTCTTCCTATGGAAACACCATCTCGCTCATTGTTGATATTCGACCTCACAAATCAGTGAAGCAGTTGCTAGAAGCTCAGCATTACATTTGCGCTGGATGCCACAGATACTTCGATGATGGAGCCACTCTTGTGCGGGACTTTGTTAAAGCTCTTGGATGGGGCAAGCCTCGGCTTTGCGAGTATACTGGTCAATTGTTTTGTTCTTCCTGCCATACAAATGACATGGCTGTCCTGCCAGCGAGAGTGTTACATCATTGGGATTTTAATCCTTATCCAGTTTCTCAACTGGCAAAATCATATCTGGACTCCATACACGAGCAG CCTATGCTATGTGTAAGTGCGGTCAATCCTTTTCTGTCCTCCAAGGTCCCTGCACTGAACCATATTATGAGCATCCGGAAAAGAATTACCATTATGCTTCCATATGTACACTGCCCATTCCGCAAGACACTCAACAAAGGACTCAGCACTCGGAGACACCTTCTTGAGAGCACTGATTTTTTTGCTTTAAGAGATCTAATTGATCTTTCTAAAGGGCCATTTGCAG CACTTCCTGCAATCGTGGAGACCGTTAGGAAGAAAATTCTGGAGCATATAACAGAACAGTGCCTTGTTTGTTGCGATGTGGGGGTTCCCTGTAACGCCAGACAAGCTTGTGACGACACATCCTCTTTAATATTTCCATTCCAG GAAGATGAGGTTAACAAATGCCGGACGTGCGGTTTGGTTTACCACAAGAGATGTTTCTCGAGACTGTCAAACTGCCATTGCGGAACACAACTAAACCCAAACAAGAGCTCTGCAGAGCTGCAAGTTTCGGAGAAGAAATCAGATTCCACGTCTGTCTTGCCTCTGAGATTCCTCTCGGGTTTATTTGGAAAGACAAAAAAAGACACAGAAACCACTATTCTAATGGGTTCGCTTCCAACCAATGATCTATAA